The following are from one region of the Vibrio parahaemolyticus genome:
- a CDS encoding MarR family transcriptional regulator has product MIQDINILRDLSLAEKLSRVARLWKMVADRELEPLNLTYPRWTALWKLYRMGDNISQKQLAEALEIELASLMRTLKLLEEQSLITRRCCEHDKRARIVSLTDEGKELLIQMEERILQVRRKLLSEINDQELKKLGLVLEQIAHNALDSLGE; this is encoded by the coding sequence ATGATTCAAGACATCAACATTTTGAGAGATCTGTCCCTTGCCGAAAAACTGTCTCGTGTCGCTCGTTTATGGAAGATGGTTGCCGACCGTGAGCTCGAACCGCTAAACCTAACTTACCCGCGCTGGACGGCGCTTTGGAAGCTGTATCGAATGGGCGACAACATCAGTCAAAAGCAACTTGCTGAAGCGCTTGAGATTGAGCTTGCCTCGTTGATGCGCACGCTAAAACTACTCGAAGAGCAATCGCTCATTACGCGACGTTGTTGTGAGCATGACAAGCGAGCACGAATTGTCAGCTTAACGGACGAAGGCAAAGAGCTGTTGATACAAATGGAAGAACGCATCTTGCAGGTTCGTCGAAAACTGCTCTCAGAAATCAATGACCAAGAGCTAAAGAAATTGGGCTTGGTCCTAGAGCAAATTGCTCACAATGCGCTCGATTCACTTGGCGAATAA
- a CDS encoding HlyD family secretion protein, with protein MTPDQKFARWIKYSCVAFVLVFAYFLVADLAMPLTPQAMATRVVTKVAPRVNGQITHLYVANNQEIQKGDLLFQIDPQPYKLAVEKAQLNLQQVIQNNEQLDASITAAKADVEASKIVAEQKIREANRLNTLFSRNGTSQQQRDDAQSSATAAKANLLAAKARLKELEVSRGELGEANVNVRVAQNQLKQAELNLSYTQVSAEHDGVITNLQLETGAYAAAGTPLIALVSDQVDIIADFREKSLRHFNRDSRALVAFDSLPGEVFEARITSLDAGVSSGQFDADGRLATPTDSNRWVRDAQRLRLHLSINEQPQAFPAGARATVQLLPDSTISGWLARLQIRFLSTLHYIY; from the coding sequence ATGACTCCAGACCAAAAGTTCGCGCGTTGGATCAAATATTCTTGCGTCGCGTTTGTCCTTGTCTTTGCCTATTTTCTTGTTGCTGATTTAGCAATGCCGTTAACTCCTCAAGCGATGGCTACCCGAGTGGTAACTAAGGTCGCCCCCCGTGTTAATGGACAAATCACCCATCTTTATGTGGCAAATAACCAAGAAATTCAAAAAGGCGACTTGTTGTTCCAAATCGATCCGCAGCCATACAAGTTAGCGGTAGAAAAAGCGCAATTAAACTTACAACAAGTGATCCAAAACAATGAGCAGTTGGATGCCTCTATCACGGCAGCCAAAGCGGATGTGGAAGCGAGTAAAATCGTCGCTGAGCAAAAAATCCGTGAAGCCAATCGACTGAATACATTGTTCAGCCGAAACGGTACGTCTCAACAACAACGAGATGATGCGCAGAGTAGCGCAACAGCGGCAAAAGCGAATTTGCTAGCAGCAAAAGCCCGCCTGAAAGAGCTAGAAGTAAGTCGCGGCGAGCTCGGCGAAGCTAACGTCAACGTGCGTGTTGCTCAGAACCAGCTAAAACAAGCTGAGCTTAACCTTTCTTACACTCAAGTGAGTGCTGAGCACGATGGTGTTATCACGAACTTGCAGTTAGAGACAGGTGCTTACGCTGCTGCGGGGACGCCACTTATCGCACTGGTTTCGGATCAAGTTGATATTATTGCGGACTTTCGCGAGAAAAGTTTGCGTCATTTTAACCGAGATAGTCGAGCACTGGTGGCCTTTGATAGTTTGCCAGGAGAGGTTTTTGAAGCCCGCATTACCAGCTTGGATGCCGGGGTAAGCTCGGGGCAATTTGATGCAGACGGCCGCCTCGCGACACCAACAGATTCCAACCGCTGGGTGAGGGATGCTCAGCGTTTGAGATTGCATCTGTCTATCAACGAACAGCCACAAGCTTTCCCGGCGGGTGCTCGTGCGACGGTACAACTATTGCCTGATAGCACGATTTCAGGTTGGCTGGCTCGTCTGCAAATTCGTTTTTTGAGTACTTTGCATTACATCTATTAA